A genomic region of Micropterus dolomieu isolate WLL.071019.BEF.003 ecotype Adirondacks linkage group LG11, ASM2129224v1, whole genome shotgun sequence contains the following coding sequences:
- the LOC123979558 gene encoding polypyrimidine tract-binding protein 1-like isoform X4 has product MDGRLDADLYPLGSGYVPEIDSVHDISVGTKRGSDELFSSCISNGPYIMNSANGNDSKKFKGDVRSPGVPSRVVHVRKLPNDINEAEVIGLGLPFGKVTNLLMLKGKNQAFLELNSEECAQTMVSYYSSVTPVIRNHPIYMQYSTHKELKTDNSPNQVRAQAALQAVNALHGGGMGGMAISADAGSIVGATSQSPVLRVIVENLFYPVTLDVLHQIFSKFGTVLKIITFTKNNQFQALIQYADGMTAQHAKLSLDGQNIYNACCTLRISFSKLTSLNVKYNNDKSRDYTRPDLPTADSQASIDHQTMAAAFAAPGIISASPYGGAHAFPPTFAIQQTGLSMPGMPGALASLGVGHGGMAAAAAAASRLGLSGLGPSGGHHVLLVSNLNPESVTPHCLFILFGVYGDVMRVKILFNKKENALIQMSDGTQAQLAMSHLNGQRLHGRDMRVTFSKHTTVQLPREGHEDQGLTKDYGNSPLHRFKKPGSKNYSNIFPPSATLHLSNIPPSVVEDDLRRLFASSGATVKAFKFFQKDRKMALIQMGSVEEAIESLIEFHNHDLGENHHLRVSFSKSTI; this is encoded by the exons ATGGACGG CCGCCTAGACGCTGACTTGTACCCTCTGGGATCCGGCTACGTCCCTGAAATTGA CAGTGTCCATGACATATCAGTTGGCACAAAG AGGGGATCGGACGAACTCTTTTCTTCCTGCATATCCAACGGGCCCTATATCATGAACTCAG ccAATGGCAACGACAGCAAAAAATTCAAAGGTGACGTCCGCAGTCCTGGTGTTCCGTCACGTGTGGTCCACGTACGCAAGCTGCCCAACGACATAAATGAGGCGGAGGTTATTGGACTGGGACTTCCCTTTGGGAAGGTCACTAATCTGCTGATGCTGAAAGGGAAAAACCAG GCATTCCTGGAACTGAACAGCGAGGAGTGTGCACAGACAATGGTGAGCTACTACTCCTCTGTCACCCCTGTCATCAGAAACCACCCCATTTATATGCAATACTCAACTCATAAGGAGCTCAAGACGGACAACTCCCCAAACCAAGTG CGTGCCCAGGCAGCTCTGCAGGCAGTCAATGCACTACATGGAGGTGGTATGGGAGGCATGGCCATTTCTGCAGATGCAGGTAGCATCGTAGGAGCCACGTCCCAAAGCCCTGTACTCAGAGTCATCGTGGAAAACCTCTTCTACCCAGTCACCCTGGATGTACTGCACCAG ATTTTCTCTAAATTCGGCACTGTGCTGAAGATCATCACTTTCACTAAGAACAACCAGTTCCAGGCTCTAATCCAATATGCCGATGGCATGACAGCTCAGCACGCCAAACTG TCTCTGGATGGACAGAACATCTACAATGCCTGCTGTACACTGAGAATCAGCTTCTCCAAGCTTACCAGCCTCAATGTCAAGTACAACAATGACAAGAGCAGGGATTACACCCGCCCAGACCTCCCCACTGCAGATTCACAGGCCTCCATTGACCACCAGACCATGGCAGCTGCATTTG CTGCTCCAGGCATTATATCAGCCTCTCCCTATGGTGGAGCTCATGCCTTCCCCCCAACCTTTGCCATCCAACAGACAG GTCTGTCTATGCCCGGTATGCCCGGTGCCCTGGCGTCCCTGGGTGTGGGACATGGTGGCATGgcggctgcagcagcagcagctagtCGGCTTGGTCTGTCAGGACTCGGTCCCTCTGGTGGACACCATGTCTTGTTGGTCAGCAATCTGAACCCTGAG AGCGTTACGCCACACTGCCTCTTTATTCTTTTCG GTGTGTATGGCGACGTGATGAGAGTGAAGATCCTATTCAATAAAAAGGAGAACGCTCTGATCCAGATGTCTGATGGCACACAGGCTCAGCTAG CTATGAGCCACCTGAATGGCCAGCGTCTTCATGGCAGGGACATGCGTGTGACATTTTCGAAACACACCACTGTACAGCTGCCCAGAGAAGGCCATGAGGACCAGGGCCTCACAAAGGACTACGGCAACTCACCGCTGCATCGTTTCAAGAAGCCTGGCTCCAAAAATTACTCCAACATCTTCCCACCCTCTGCGACACTCCATCTCTCCAACATACC GCCATCTGTGGTGGAGGATGACCTCAGGAGGCTTTTTGCCAGCTCAGGAGCCACAGTCAAGGCCTTCAAGTTCTTTCA GAAGGACCGCAAGATGGCTCTGATCCAGATGGGCTCAGTCGAGGAAGCAATTGAGTCCCTCATCGAGTTTCACAACCACGATCTTGGAGAGAACCACCACCTTCGAGTGTCCTTCTCAAAGTCCACCATCTGA
- the LOC123979558 gene encoding polypyrimidine tract-binding protein 1-like isoform X5, whose protein sequence is MDGRLDADLYPLGSGYVPEIDVHDISVGTKRGSDELFSSCISNGPYIMNSANGNDSKKFKGDVRSPGVPSRVVHVRKLPNDINEAEVIGLGLPFGKVTNLLMLKGKNQAFLELNSEECAQTMVSYYSSVTPVIRNHPIYMQYSTHKELKTDNSPNQVRAQAALQAVNALHGGGMGGMAISADAGSIVGATSQSPVLRVIVENLFYPVTLDVLHQIFSKFGTVLKIITFTKNNQFQALIQYADGMTAQHAKLSLDGQNIYNACCTLRISFSKLTSLNVKYNNDKSRDYTRPDLPTADSQASIDHQTMAAAFAAPGIISASPYGGAHAFPPTFAIQQTGLSMPGMPGALASLGVGHGGMAAAAAAASRLGLSGLGPSGGHHVLLVSNLNPESVTPHCLFILFGVYGDVMRVKILFNKKENALIQMSDGTQAQLAMSHLNGQRLHGRDMRVTFSKHTTVQLPREGHEDQGLTKDYGNSPLHRFKKPGSKNYSNIFPPSATLHLSNIPPSVVEDDLRRLFASSGATVKAFKFFQKDRKMALIQMGSVEEAIESLIEFHNHDLGENHHLRVSFSKSTI, encoded by the exons ATGGACGG CCGCCTAGACGCTGACTTGTACCCTCTGGGATCCGGCTACGTCCCTGAAATTGA TGTCCATGACATATCAGTTGGCACAAAG AGGGGATCGGACGAACTCTTTTCTTCCTGCATATCCAACGGGCCCTATATCATGAACTCAG ccAATGGCAACGACAGCAAAAAATTCAAAGGTGACGTCCGCAGTCCTGGTGTTCCGTCACGTGTGGTCCACGTACGCAAGCTGCCCAACGACATAAATGAGGCGGAGGTTATTGGACTGGGACTTCCCTTTGGGAAGGTCACTAATCTGCTGATGCTGAAAGGGAAAAACCAG GCATTCCTGGAACTGAACAGCGAGGAGTGTGCACAGACAATGGTGAGCTACTACTCCTCTGTCACCCCTGTCATCAGAAACCACCCCATTTATATGCAATACTCAACTCATAAGGAGCTCAAGACGGACAACTCCCCAAACCAAGTG CGTGCCCAGGCAGCTCTGCAGGCAGTCAATGCACTACATGGAGGTGGTATGGGAGGCATGGCCATTTCTGCAGATGCAGGTAGCATCGTAGGAGCCACGTCCCAAAGCCCTGTACTCAGAGTCATCGTGGAAAACCTCTTCTACCCAGTCACCCTGGATGTACTGCACCAG ATTTTCTCTAAATTCGGCACTGTGCTGAAGATCATCACTTTCACTAAGAACAACCAGTTCCAGGCTCTAATCCAATATGCCGATGGCATGACAGCTCAGCACGCCAAACTG TCTCTGGATGGACAGAACATCTACAATGCCTGCTGTACACTGAGAATCAGCTTCTCCAAGCTTACCAGCCTCAATGTCAAGTACAACAATGACAAGAGCAGGGATTACACCCGCCCAGACCTCCCCACTGCAGATTCACAGGCCTCCATTGACCACCAGACCATGGCAGCTGCATTTG CTGCTCCAGGCATTATATCAGCCTCTCCCTATGGTGGAGCTCATGCCTTCCCCCCAACCTTTGCCATCCAACAGACAG GTCTGTCTATGCCCGGTATGCCCGGTGCCCTGGCGTCCCTGGGTGTGGGACATGGTGGCATGgcggctgcagcagcagcagctagtCGGCTTGGTCTGTCAGGACTCGGTCCCTCTGGTGGACACCATGTCTTGTTGGTCAGCAATCTGAACCCTGAG AGCGTTACGCCACACTGCCTCTTTATTCTTTTCG GTGTGTATGGCGACGTGATGAGAGTGAAGATCCTATTCAATAAAAAGGAGAACGCTCTGATCCAGATGTCTGATGGCACACAGGCTCAGCTAG CTATGAGCCACCTGAATGGCCAGCGTCTTCATGGCAGGGACATGCGTGTGACATTTTCGAAACACACCACTGTACAGCTGCCCAGAGAAGGCCATGAGGACCAGGGCCTCACAAAGGACTACGGCAACTCACCGCTGCATCGTTTCAAGAAGCCTGGCTCCAAAAATTACTCCAACATCTTCCCACCCTCTGCGACACTCCATCTCTCCAACATACC GCCATCTGTGGTGGAGGATGACCTCAGGAGGCTTTTTGCCAGCTCAGGAGCCACAGTCAAGGCCTTCAAGTTCTTTCA GAAGGACCGCAAGATGGCTCTGATCCAGATGGGCTCAGTCGAGGAAGCAATTGAGTCCCTCATCGAGTTTCACAACCACGATCTTGGAGAGAACCACCACCTTCGAGTGTCCTTCTCAAAGTCCACCATCTGA
- the LOC123979558 gene encoding polypyrimidine tract-binding protein 1-like isoform X3, with protein MAVTLTKAYLTCRLDADLYPLGSGYVPEIDSVHDISVGTKRGSDELFSSCISNGPYIMNSANGNDSKKFKGDVRSPGVPSRVVHVRKLPNDINEAEVIGLGLPFGKVTNLLMLKGKNQAFLELNSEECAQTMVSYYSSVTPVIRNHPIYMQYSTHKELKTDNSPNQVRAQAALQAVNALHGGGMGGMAISADAGSIVGATSQSPVLRVIVENLFYPVTLDVLHQIFSKFGTVLKIITFTKNNQFQALIQYADGMTAQHAKLSLDGQNIYNACCTLRISFSKLTSLNVKYNNDKSRDYTRPDLPTADSQASIDHQTMAAAFGIISASPYGGAHAFPPTFAIQQTGLSMPGMPGALASLGVGHGGMAAAAAAASRLGLSGLGPSGGHHVLLVSNLNPESVTPHCLFILFGVYGDVMRVKILFNKKENALIQMSDGTQAQLAMSHLNGQRLHGRDMRVTFSKHTTVQLPREGHEDQGLTKDYGNSPLHRFKKPGSKNYSNIFPPSATLHLSNIPPSVVEDDLRRLFASSGATVKAFKFFQKDRKMALIQMGSVEEAIESLIEFHNHDLGENHHLRVSFSKSTI; from the exons ATGGCAGTAACGCTAACTAAAGCATACCTAACTTG CCGCCTAGACGCTGACTTGTACCCTCTGGGATCCGGCTACGTCCCTGAAATTGA CAGTGTCCATGACATATCAGTTGGCACAAAG AGGGGATCGGACGAACTCTTTTCTTCCTGCATATCCAACGGGCCCTATATCATGAACTCAG ccAATGGCAACGACAGCAAAAAATTCAAAGGTGACGTCCGCAGTCCTGGTGTTCCGTCACGTGTGGTCCACGTACGCAAGCTGCCCAACGACATAAATGAGGCGGAGGTTATTGGACTGGGACTTCCCTTTGGGAAGGTCACTAATCTGCTGATGCTGAAAGGGAAAAACCAG GCATTCCTGGAACTGAACAGCGAGGAGTGTGCACAGACAATGGTGAGCTACTACTCCTCTGTCACCCCTGTCATCAGAAACCACCCCATTTATATGCAATACTCAACTCATAAGGAGCTCAAGACGGACAACTCCCCAAACCAAGTG CGTGCCCAGGCAGCTCTGCAGGCAGTCAATGCACTACATGGAGGTGGTATGGGAGGCATGGCCATTTCTGCAGATGCAGGTAGCATCGTAGGAGCCACGTCCCAAAGCCCTGTACTCAGAGTCATCGTGGAAAACCTCTTCTACCCAGTCACCCTGGATGTACTGCACCAG ATTTTCTCTAAATTCGGCACTGTGCTGAAGATCATCACTTTCACTAAGAACAACCAGTTCCAGGCTCTAATCCAATATGCCGATGGCATGACAGCTCAGCACGCCAAACTG TCTCTGGATGGACAGAACATCTACAATGCCTGCTGTACACTGAGAATCAGCTTCTCCAAGCTTACCAGCCTCAATGTCAAGTACAACAATGACAAGAGCAGGGATTACACCCGCCCAGACCTCCCCACTGCAGATTCACAGGCCTCCATTGACCACCAGACCATGGCAGCTGCATTTG GCATTATATCAGCCTCTCCCTATGGTGGAGCTCATGCCTTCCCCCCAACCTTTGCCATCCAACAGACAG GTCTGTCTATGCCCGGTATGCCCGGTGCCCTGGCGTCCCTGGGTGTGGGACATGGTGGCATGgcggctgcagcagcagcagctagtCGGCTTGGTCTGTCAGGACTCGGTCCCTCTGGTGGACACCATGTCTTGTTGGTCAGCAATCTGAACCCTGAG AGCGTTACGCCACACTGCCTCTTTATTCTTTTCG GTGTGTATGGCGACGTGATGAGAGTGAAGATCCTATTCAATAAAAAGGAGAACGCTCTGATCCAGATGTCTGATGGCACACAGGCTCAGCTAG CTATGAGCCACCTGAATGGCCAGCGTCTTCATGGCAGGGACATGCGTGTGACATTTTCGAAACACACCACTGTACAGCTGCCCAGAGAAGGCCATGAGGACCAGGGCCTCACAAAGGACTACGGCAACTCACCGCTGCATCGTTTCAAGAAGCCTGGCTCCAAAAATTACTCCAACATCTTCCCACCCTCTGCGACACTCCATCTCTCCAACATACC GCCATCTGTGGTGGAGGATGACCTCAGGAGGCTTTTTGCCAGCTCAGGAGCCACAGTCAAGGCCTTCAAGTTCTTTCA GAAGGACCGCAAGATGGCTCTGATCCAGATGGGCTCAGTCGAGGAAGCAATTGAGTCCCTCATCGAGTTTCACAACCACGATCTTGGAGAGAACCACCACCTTCGAGTGTCCTTCTCAAAGTCCACCATCTGA
- the LOC123979558 gene encoding polypyrimidine tract-binding protein 1-like isoform X2, translating into MAVTLTKAYLTCRLDADLYPLGSGYVPEIDVHDISVGTKRGSDELFSSCISNGPYIMNSANGNDSKKFKGDVRSPGVPSRVVHVRKLPNDINEAEVIGLGLPFGKVTNLLMLKGKNQAFLELNSEECAQTMVSYYSSVTPVIRNHPIYMQYSTHKELKTDNSPNQVRAQAALQAVNALHGGGMGGMAISADAGSIVGATSQSPVLRVIVENLFYPVTLDVLHQIFSKFGTVLKIITFTKNNQFQALIQYADGMTAQHAKLSLDGQNIYNACCTLRISFSKLTSLNVKYNNDKSRDYTRPDLPTADSQASIDHQTMAAAFAAPGIISASPYGGAHAFPPTFAIQQTGLSMPGMPGALASLGVGHGGMAAAAAAASRLGLSGLGPSGGHHVLLVSNLNPESVTPHCLFILFGVYGDVMRVKILFNKKENALIQMSDGTQAQLAMSHLNGQRLHGRDMRVTFSKHTTVQLPREGHEDQGLTKDYGNSPLHRFKKPGSKNYSNIFPPSATLHLSNIPPSVVEDDLRRLFASSGATVKAFKFFQKDRKMALIQMGSVEEAIESLIEFHNHDLGENHHLRVSFSKSTI; encoded by the exons ATGGCAGTAACGCTAACTAAAGCATACCTAACTTG CCGCCTAGACGCTGACTTGTACCCTCTGGGATCCGGCTACGTCCCTGAAATTGA TGTCCATGACATATCAGTTGGCACAAAG AGGGGATCGGACGAACTCTTTTCTTCCTGCATATCCAACGGGCCCTATATCATGAACTCAG ccAATGGCAACGACAGCAAAAAATTCAAAGGTGACGTCCGCAGTCCTGGTGTTCCGTCACGTGTGGTCCACGTACGCAAGCTGCCCAACGACATAAATGAGGCGGAGGTTATTGGACTGGGACTTCCCTTTGGGAAGGTCACTAATCTGCTGATGCTGAAAGGGAAAAACCAG GCATTCCTGGAACTGAACAGCGAGGAGTGTGCACAGACAATGGTGAGCTACTACTCCTCTGTCACCCCTGTCATCAGAAACCACCCCATTTATATGCAATACTCAACTCATAAGGAGCTCAAGACGGACAACTCCCCAAACCAAGTG CGTGCCCAGGCAGCTCTGCAGGCAGTCAATGCACTACATGGAGGTGGTATGGGAGGCATGGCCATTTCTGCAGATGCAGGTAGCATCGTAGGAGCCACGTCCCAAAGCCCTGTACTCAGAGTCATCGTGGAAAACCTCTTCTACCCAGTCACCCTGGATGTACTGCACCAG ATTTTCTCTAAATTCGGCACTGTGCTGAAGATCATCACTTTCACTAAGAACAACCAGTTCCAGGCTCTAATCCAATATGCCGATGGCATGACAGCTCAGCACGCCAAACTG TCTCTGGATGGACAGAACATCTACAATGCCTGCTGTACACTGAGAATCAGCTTCTCCAAGCTTACCAGCCTCAATGTCAAGTACAACAATGACAAGAGCAGGGATTACACCCGCCCAGACCTCCCCACTGCAGATTCACAGGCCTCCATTGACCACCAGACCATGGCAGCTGCATTTG CTGCTCCAGGCATTATATCAGCCTCTCCCTATGGTGGAGCTCATGCCTTCCCCCCAACCTTTGCCATCCAACAGACAG GTCTGTCTATGCCCGGTATGCCCGGTGCCCTGGCGTCCCTGGGTGTGGGACATGGTGGCATGgcggctgcagcagcagcagctagtCGGCTTGGTCTGTCAGGACTCGGTCCCTCTGGTGGACACCATGTCTTGTTGGTCAGCAATCTGAACCCTGAG AGCGTTACGCCACACTGCCTCTTTATTCTTTTCG GTGTGTATGGCGACGTGATGAGAGTGAAGATCCTATTCAATAAAAAGGAGAACGCTCTGATCCAGATGTCTGATGGCACACAGGCTCAGCTAG CTATGAGCCACCTGAATGGCCAGCGTCTTCATGGCAGGGACATGCGTGTGACATTTTCGAAACACACCACTGTACAGCTGCCCAGAGAAGGCCATGAGGACCAGGGCCTCACAAAGGACTACGGCAACTCACCGCTGCATCGTTTCAAGAAGCCTGGCTCCAAAAATTACTCCAACATCTTCCCACCCTCTGCGACACTCCATCTCTCCAACATACC GCCATCTGTGGTGGAGGATGACCTCAGGAGGCTTTTTGCCAGCTCAGGAGCCACAGTCAAGGCCTTCAAGTTCTTTCA GAAGGACCGCAAGATGGCTCTGATCCAGATGGGCTCAGTCGAGGAAGCAATTGAGTCCCTCATCGAGTTTCACAACCACGATCTTGGAGAGAACCACCACCTTCGAGTGTCCTTCTCAAAGTCCACCATCTGA
- the LOC123979558 gene encoding polypyrimidine tract-binding protein 1-like isoform X1, with protein MAVTLTKAYLTCRLDADLYPLGSGYVPEIDSVHDISVGTKRGSDELFSSCISNGPYIMNSANGNDSKKFKGDVRSPGVPSRVVHVRKLPNDINEAEVIGLGLPFGKVTNLLMLKGKNQAFLELNSEECAQTMVSYYSSVTPVIRNHPIYMQYSTHKELKTDNSPNQVRAQAALQAVNALHGGGMGGMAISADAGSIVGATSQSPVLRVIVENLFYPVTLDVLHQIFSKFGTVLKIITFTKNNQFQALIQYADGMTAQHAKLSLDGQNIYNACCTLRISFSKLTSLNVKYNNDKSRDYTRPDLPTADSQASIDHQTMAAAFAAPGIISASPYGGAHAFPPTFAIQQTGLSMPGMPGALASLGVGHGGMAAAAAAASRLGLSGLGPSGGHHVLLVSNLNPESVTPHCLFILFGVYGDVMRVKILFNKKENALIQMSDGTQAQLAMSHLNGQRLHGRDMRVTFSKHTTVQLPREGHEDQGLTKDYGNSPLHRFKKPGSKNYSNIFPPSATLHLSNIPPSVVEDDLRRLFASSGATVKAFKFFQKDRKMALIQMGSVEEAIESLIEFHNHDLGENHHLRVSFSKSTI; from the exons ATGGCAGTAACGCTAACTAAAGCATACCTAACTTG CCGCCTAGACGCTGACTTGTACCCTCTGGGATCCGGCTACGTCCCTGAAATTGA CAGTGTCCATGACATATCAGTTGGCACAAAG AGGGGATCGGACGAACTCTTTTCTTCCTGCATATCCAACGGGCCCTATATCATGAACTCAG ccAATGGCAACGACAGCAAAAAATTCAAAGGTGACGTCCGCAGTCCTGGTGTTCCGTCACGTGTGGTCCACGTACGCAAGCTGCCCAACGACATAAATGAGGCGGAGGTTATTGGACTGGGACTTCCCTTTGGGAAGGTCACTAATCTGCTGATGCTGAAAGGGAAAAACCAG GCATTCCTGGAACTGAACAGCGAGGAGTGTGCACAGACAATGGTGAGCTACTACTCCTCTGTCACCCCTGTCATCAGAAACCACCCCATTTATATGCAATACTCAACTCATAAGGAGCTCAAGACGGACAACTCCCCAAACCAAGTG CGTGCCCAGGCAGCTCTGCAGGCAGTCAATGCACTACATGGAGGTGGTATGGGAGGCATGGCCATTTCTGCAGATGCAGGTAGCATCGTAGGAGCCACGTCCCAAAGCCCTGTACTCAGAGTCATCGTGGAAAACCTCTTCTACCCAGTCACCCTGGATGTACTGCACCAG ATTTTCTCTAAATTCGGCACTGTGCTGAAGATCATCACTTTCACTAAGAACAACCAGTTCCAGGCTCTAATCCAATATGCCGATGGCATGACAGCTCAGCACGCCAAACTG TCTCTGGATGGACAGAACATCTACAATGCCTGCTGTACACTGAGAATCAGCTTCTCCAAGCTTACCAGCCTCAATGTCAAGTACAACAATGACAAGAGCAGGGATTACACCCGCCCAGACCTCCCCACTGCAGATTCACAGGCCTCCATTGACCACCAGACCATGGCAGCTGCATTTG CTGCTCCAGGCATTATATCAGCCTCTCCCTATGGTGGAGCTCATGCCTTCCCCCCAACCTTTGCCATCCAACAGACAG GTCTGTCTATGCCCGGTATGCCCGGTGCCCTGGCGTCCCTGGGTGTGGGACATGGTGGCATGgcggctgcagcagcagcagctagtCGGCTTGGTCTGTCAGGACTCGGTCCCTCTGGTGGACACCATGTCTTGTTGGTCAGCAATCTGAACCCTGAG AGCGTTACGCCACACTGCCTCTTTATTCTTTTCG GTGTGTATGGCGACGTGATGAGAGTGAAGATCCTATTCAATAAAAAGGAGAACGCTCTGATCCAGATGTCTGATGGCACACAGGCTCAGCTAG CTATGAGCCACCTGAATGGCCAGCGTCTTCATGGCAGGGACATGCGTGTGACATTTTCGAAACACACCACTGTACAGCTGCCCAGAGAAGGCCATGAGGACCAGGGCCTCACAAAGGACTACGGCAACTCACCGCTGCATCGTTTCAAGAAGCCTGGCTCCAAAAATTACTCCAACATCTTCCCACCCTCTGCGACACTCCATCTCTCCAACATACC GCCATCTGTGGTGGAGGATGACCTCAGGAGGCTTTTTGCCAGCTCAGGAGCCACAGTCAAGGCCTTCAAGTTCTTTCA GAAGGACCGCAAGATGGCTCTGATCCAGATGGGCTCAGTCGAGGAAGCAATTGAGTCCCTCATCGAGTTTCACAACCACGATCTTGGAGAGAACCACCACCTTCGAGTGTCCTTCTCAAAGTCCACCATCTGA